AGGGATTCATGAACGTGATGAGCAGCCTGTCCGAACTGGAAAACGACATTCAAATGTCGCGGCGTTACTACAACGGGGCGGCCCGGGACTTCAACACATCGATTCAGGTGTTCCCAGCTAATCTGTTTGCCGGCATGTTGGGCTTTTCCAAGTACGATTTCTTTGAGTTGGAAAACCCGGAAGAAGCCAAGAATCCTCAGGTGCAGTTCTAACGGAGCAGTGATTCGGCGGCGCGGCATATTGCTGTCGCCGCCTTCTCTGTTCTCGTGATGGTTGCGTATTGCCGACGGTTGGAGACCGGAGACCAATCACGCCCTGTGAGTGTGGGGCGGAAAAGCTGAGTTCTTCTCGTGACAAAAAAGCTGCGAGTTGATTCGCGAGGCAAGGGGAGGTATGAGAGGCAGTGAAGTTGACGTTGCGAAAAATACTTTCGGTCTTCGTGGTCCTTTGCACCGTCGCCGTCGGGGCGAGTGCCGCGGTTCGGATATCCGATTACGACGCCACGGTGAGGCCGCAGAAAGACGGCTGGACCGAGATCTCCGAAAGACTGACTGTGACAGCCGACGCCGAAACCGAATGGGCGTTGGAACGAACTATATCCCGAAATCGACGGGACGGCTTAGCCAGCGTTCCAAGCGACTTGGCCCTCGCGTCGGTAACGTGCGGTGAGAACCTCCAAAAGGCCAAGCTGACATCGGTCGGAGAAGGCTCTTGGCGTATCAGCACGCCGCCGGTGAAATTCGGCGACGAAAAAAAACAGGTGTGGACGCTTCGTTATCGAGTTGCCGGGGCGGTCTTCCCTCACGATGGGGCGGAGCGGCTCAGCTGGAACGTGACAAGCAACAAGTGGAGCGTGCCGATTGACCGAGTTTCTGCGACGGTCATCATGCCCGACGAGCAGGTTCACCTGTTGGGGTTTGCCGCTGCGACGGGCAACGCCAAGGAAAGGGGAAAGGACTTTCGCTCCGAGCAGGATGGGGACAGGTCGGTAAAGTTTCAAACGCTGAGCGGTTTGCCGGCCGGCGACGCTCTGGCGTTGTCCGTCGACATGACACCATGTGTCTTTGCCCGCGCCGGCGGAGCGGAAGAAACTGGCCCGTCTGCCGCCGAGCTGGCTTCTCATACCGCGCAGGAAGCTCAGAAACCGGCCATGAAGGTCATTCAGCCGGCAGTGGCAACACAATCAACAAATCCGGCACAACATGCACAGCCAACGCAGCCGGCAAAACAGGTCTTTTCAAACAGCCGGGATCGGATCATGGATTATGACGTGACGGTTCAGGTTGATCGTGATGGGATTTCTCAGGTCACGGAAAAGATCAAGGTCTGGGTCAGCGGCTTAGACCAGATCAAGCGGGGAATTGACCGCGTTATTCCGACTCTGCGGCTCGCGCCTGACCATACCGAGTTTTCTTCTGACCTGAAAATGAAGTCCATATCGCTGGATGGTCAGCCTGTGCCTTGGAAAAGCAAGGATGGAAAAGACGAAGTGGTCCTGTATCGGGTCGGAGACCCGGACAAATACCTTTCCCGCGGCGAGCATACCTTCAAGTTTGTCTATCTGGTCAAGCGTCAGGTCGTCAGCTTCAAAGGCTACGATGAGCTGTACTGGAACGCCACAGGGAACTATTGGAAATTCCCCATCGAAAAGGCGAGAGCCCGGCTGGCGCTTCCGCAGGGTGCGATTATTGAAGCGGCGGATTATTGGACCGGCGCGACCAAATCGAAAGAAAAGAACGCCTCAAGTCAAAAGGTTGACGACCGGACGTGGACGTTCGAGACGACGCGCCCGTTGGACGTCCAAGAGGGCCTGACGGTTGCCGTGAAGTTTAACCAAGGCGTCGTAATCAACAAAGAAACGGTCTTCGTGCGGTTTGGGCTGAACAACATGATGATCCTGACGGGGATTATTTCTGCCTTTTTGGCCTTGCTCGCGTGGTTTATTTTTGGCAGGGACCCTCGGCCGGGAGTCATCATTCCGCTGTTCCACGCGCCGGAGGGCGTTTCGGCGGCGGTCGCAGAACGTTTGTTTTGCGGGCGCATGGAGGGGCATATCGTCGGCACAGCCATTCTGTCCCTAGCCACGAAAGGTCAGATCACGATTGAGGGAAACAAAAAGGACGGGTACGTTCTGAACGAGGCCGGAGAAGATGTCAAAAAGAAGTATCAAAACCGGCCTTTGACAGGAGACGAAAAGGACTTCCTAGCCAAGCTCGATTTGCCGGTGACCCTCAGGAAAAACACATCGGACTCATCCGTAATTTACGGCGCGTACCAAGAGCTGGCTCTCGACACGGAGGTTGCACTTTCTGACTGTGCTGAAGACAACATGTTGATCCGCATAGGATTGGTCCTGCTGACATTTGTGCTTGTCGGAGTGGGATGCTGGCTTGCAAGTCCAGGCGGAACCGAATGGATTTTGGCGGTATTCATGTACGCCTTTGGCTGCGTTTTTATTAGCGGAGTCGCGTGTGGGATACGGAGAAGCTGTCAGATACCCGGCGGCTGGCTCAGAAGGCTACTGAAGGGCGGTTTTCGCCTGCTCTTCATCAGCCTTTTCATTGGAGTTGTCCTCAGCGGACTTTTTGGGTATATCGCCGACGTGCCCGAAGCTCTCAGGCCGGGGATGACCGTGCTCGCCGTCATGCCGTATATCATCGTCTGGGCGGTGGGATTTTTAGGCCGGTTAACCCCTGAGGGCAGGCAGCTGAAAGACCAGCTGTTGGGACTGAAAAAGTACATTTGTTTGGCTGAGAAAGAGCGGATGAAGCTCATAGACCCACCGGACAAGACGCCGGAGCACTTTGAAGAGCTTCTGCCGTACGCTCTGGCTCTTGGCGTCGAACACCAGTGGGCCGAGAGCTTTGCGGAGATCTTTAAAAAGCTGCAGGCTGAAAATCAGTGGACGCCCTCGTGGTATGAAGGAGAAGGCTTGGCGTTTGCTGCCTCGAGCTTCTGTTCCGACATTTCTTCGAGCATGAGCGACGTCATCTCTTCAGAAGTGGCCCGCGAGATGAGAGCGGCGGCGGCGTCAGGCAGCGGCGGCGGCTTCGGCGGTGGCGGCTGCGGCGGTGGCGGCTGCAGCGGCGGCGGTGGCGGCGGTGGCGGCGGTGGCGGTTGGTAAAGAACCGTCGGCCGGCGTCCGTTAACTGATGTGACGAGCGGCGAAAAAGCCGAAGGCTCCTTCGCCGCGTTTCCATTCTTTGCGGGAGGTTCCGCCGTTGAAAATTCTCCACACGTCGGACTGGCATTTAGGAAAACGCCTGTTCGGGCACAACCTTCGGGAAGCGAGTGAGAGCTTTTGCTCTTGGCTCGTCGGCCTGCTTGAAGCCGAACGGGTCGACGCGCTGTTGGTGAGCGGCGACGTGTTCGATTCCTCCACGCCGCCGCTGTGGGCGCAGCGCTGCTATTTTGACGTCCTGTTGAAGGCCCGGGAACTCTGCCGGGCCGTAGTTGTCACGTCAGGGAACCATGACTCAGCGGAGTTTTTGGAGATAACAGGGATCCCGCTTCGGGAGCTTGGCATCTTCGTTTTCGGGCGACCCGCCGAAGACCTGACGGAGCAGGTTGTCATGGTTCAAAACGCTTCCAGCGAGCCGGTTGGGCTCGTGGCGGCTCAGCCATTTCTCCATGAGTCGGACCTTCACCGCGGCTCATCGCTGGAAGACATTGAGGCTCTCCGAGAAGAGACGTACCGCTGCGCGCAGTCCCGCTTCGCCGAACTGTACGCCGCTTCCCGCGCGCTGAACCCCGAGCGGCTTCCTGTGGTGTGCATGGCTCATCTGTTCGCCGTGGGAGCAAAAGTCGGCGAGGGAGACGGCATGCGGGATTTGGCTATCGGCGGGCTTGACGCGTTCGACTGCCGGGCGCTGGCGGGCTTCGACTACGTGGCGCTCGGTCACGTTCATCGGGCGCAGAACGTGGTCGGAGAGGCGGTTCGCTACTCCGGTTCGCCTCTGGCGCTCGGCTTCGGCGACGCCGGAGCAGTGAAGACTCTCTCTATTGTGGACGTCAGCGCTGGGGAAACGCCGATCGTTCGCGAAATTCCTGTCCCGCCGTTTGTGAAACTCGCCCGATTGAGCGGCTCTTTTGCGGAGATCTTAGAACGCCTAGCCGAGCTGACGGCAAAGGGAGAGCCGGTTTGGGTAGAGCTGACGCTCAGCGAGCCTTCTCGGGGCAGGGACTTGTGGAGCGAGTTCCAGCAGACGGCTCAGGACAGTCCGGTTGAGATACTGTGCGTTCACGTTCCTGACGATCCGGCCGCCACGTTGGCCTCTTGTCCTCAGCAGCTGGAAGAGATGTCTCCGACGGAGGTGTTCCGTAAGCTGATGGAAGAAACCGGCGTCGAATCGGCCCGGCGGGAATCGCTGGAGACGTTGTTCAACCGTTTTGTCCAAGAGCTGGACGCCGGGTCCGAAAAATGACCGTCGGTTCATTGTGTTTCGCCGTCTGTTGTGGTACCATTCACGTGACGAGGTGTAGGCGTAACGGTGGAGAGTGGGGTGTCCCACTCTTCGTTTTTTGTGAGAGGGGTTGATGAGATGGGTTCGTCGTTCCCGGCCCTCCGGGGAGAGCTGACTGCTCTGCTGAAGCCGGTCGTTGTGGAACTCGGCTACAGGTGGGAAGGCCTTCAGCTGGAAGAAATTGGTTCGATGACAGTTCGCGTTTTCATCGACGGGCCGAACGGCGTGACGG
This is a stretch of genomic DNA from Jonquetella anthropi DSM 22815. It encodes these proteins:
- a CDS encoding DUF2207 domain-containing protein: MKLTLRKILSVFVVLCTVAVGASAAVRISDYDATVRPQKDGWTEISERLTVTADAETEWALERTISRNRRDGLASVPSDLALASVTCGENLQKAKLTSVGEGSWRISTPPVKFGDEKKQVWTLRYRVAGAVFPHDGAERLSWNVTSNKWSVPIDRVSATVIMPDEQVHLLGFAAATGNAKERGKDFRSEQDGDRSVKFQTLSGLPAGDALALSVDMTPCVFARAGGAEETGPSAAELASHTAQEAQKPAMKVIQPAVATQSTNPAQHAQPTQPAKQVFSNSRDRIMDYDVTVQVDRDGISQVTEKIKVWVSGLDQIKRGIDRVIPTLRLAPDHTEFSSDLKMKSISLDGQPVPWKSKDGKDEVVLYRVGDPDKYLSRGEHTFKFVYLVKRQVVSFKGYDELYWNATGNYWKFPIEKARARLALPQGAIIEAADYWTGATKSKEKNASSQKVDDRTWTFETTRPLDVQEGLTVAVKFNQGVVINKETVFVRFGLNNMMILTGIISAFLALLAWFIFGRDPRPGVIIPLFHAPEGVSAAVAERLFCGRMEGHIVGTAILSLATKGQITIEGNKKDGYVLNEAGEDVKKKYQNRPLTGDEKDFLAKLDLPVTLRKNTSDSSVIYGAYQELALDTEVALSDCAEDNMLIRIGLVLLTFVLVGVGCWLASPGGTEWILAVFMYAFGCVFISGVACGIRRSCQIPGGWLRRLLKGGFRLLFISLFIGVVLSGLFGYIADVPEALRPGMTVLAVMPYIIVWAVGFLGRLTPEGRQLKDQLLGLKKYICLAEKERMKLIDPPDKTPEHFEELLPYALALGVEHQWAESFAEIFKKLQAENQWTPSWYEGEGLAFAASSFCSDISSSMSDVISSEVAREMRAAAASGSGGGFGGGGCGGGGCSGGGGGGGGGGGW
- a CDS encoding exonuclease SbcCD subunit D C-terminal domain-containing protein, whose protein sequence is MKILHTSDWHLGKRLFGHNLREASESFCSWLVGLLEAERVDALLVSGDVFDSSTPPLWAQRCYFDVLLKARELCRAVVVTSGNHDSAEFLEITGIPLRELGIFVFGRPAEDLTEQVVMVQNASSEPVGLVAAQPFLHESDLHRGSSLEDIEALREETYRCAQSRFAELYAASRALNPERLPVVCMAHLFAVGAKVGEGDGMRDLAIGGLDAFDCRALAGFDYVALGHVHRAQNVVGEAVRYSGSPLALGFGDAGAVKTLSIVDVSAGETPIVREIPVPPFVKLARLSGSFAEILERLAELTAKGEPVWVELTLSEPSRGRDLWSEFQQTAQDSPVEILCVHVPDDPAATLASCPQQLEEMSPTEVFRKLMEETGVESARRESLETLFNRFVQELDAGSEK